The proteins below are encoded in one region of Mycobacterium pseudokansasii:
- a CDS encoding Mu transposase domain-containing protein, producing the protein MLTWEDDVEVHALRKRGWTISAIARHTGFDRKTVRKYVDGDGTPGVRARPSPDPFDPFVDYVTARLTEDPHLWARALYDELEELGFGLSYQSLTRNIRRRGLRPACQACRTATERPNAVIPHAPGHETQWDWLELPDPPASWGWGKTAHLLVGSLAHSGKWRAALSALEDQPHLVAAIDHVVRGIGGVSRVWRFDRMATVCDPGSGRVTASFAGVAKHYGVAVAICPPRRGNRKGVVEKVNHTAAQRWWRTLADDLTPEQAQVSVDRFAAVRGDTRLRATADGRSSVATVAQAEPLALVPALPYPVIISQTRTASRQALVSYRGNRYSVPPELAAAQVVVSHPVGAQCCDIATTSGIVVARHRLAADGLGVMVRDSGHVIALDTAAMTTATTGRPHRRKERIPPGPAARSAAAQLLAGHDTDPSVSESSTASNESTVIDLSVYERAAQKRTLK; encoded by the coding sequence ATGCTCACATGGGAGGACGATGTGGAAGTACATGCCCTACGCAAACGTGGTTGGACGATCTCGGCGATCGCCCGCCATACCGGGTTTGATCGCAAGACGGTCCGCAAGTACGTGGACGGGGACGGCACGCCCGGGGTGCGTGCCCGACCGAGTCCGGATCCGTTCGATCCGTTCGTCGACTACGTCACCGCGAGGCTGACCGAGGACCCGCATCTGTGGGCCCGCGCCCTCTACGACGAGTTGGAGGAGCTCGGCTTCGGGTTGTCGTATCAGAGCCTGACCCGCAACATCCGCCGACGGGGACTGCGTCCGGCGTGTCAGGCGTGTCGCACGGCGACCGAACGTCCCAACGCGGTGATCCCGCACGCCCCGGGCCACGAAACCCAATGGGACTGGCTGGAATTGCCAGATCCACCTGCATCGTGGGGGTGGGGTAAGACCGCGCATCTGTTGGTCGGCTCGCTCGCTCATTCGGGGAAGTGGCGAGCGGCACTGTCTGCGCTGGAGGATCAGCCGCACTTGGTCGCCGCGATCGACCACGTGGTGCGCGGCATTGGTGGCGTGAGCCGGGTATGGCGCTTTGATCGGATGGCTACCGTCTGTGATCCTGGTTCTGGGCGGGTGACGGCGTCGTTCGCGGGGGTGGCCAAACACTATGGCGTGGCAGTGGCGATCTGCCCGCCGCGGCGCGGCAATCGCAAGGGTGTGGTCGAGAAGGTCAACCACACTGCCGCACAACGCTGGTGGCGCACCCTGGCTGATGACCTGACCCCAGAGCAGGCCCAAGTCAGTGTGGACCGCTTCGCCGCGGTGCGTGGGGACACCCGGCTGCGCGCGACCGCTGACGGGCGGTCCTCGGTGGCCACCGTTGCCCAGGCTGAGCCGTTGGCACTGGTCCCGGCGCTGCCCTATCCGGTGATCATCTCCCAGACCCGCACGGCCTCGCGCCAAGCGTTGGTGTCCTACCGCGGTAACCGCTACTCGGTGCCACCGGAGTTGGCCGCCGCCCAGGTGGTAGTCAGCCATCCCGTCGGCGCACAGTGCTGCGACATCGCCACCACCAGCGGCATCGTCGTTGCCCGACACCGCCTGGCCGCCGACGGCCTCGGGGTGATGGTCCGTGACAGCGGCCATGTCATCGCACTGGATACGGCCGCCATGACGACCGCCACGACGGGGCGCCCGCATCGCCGCAAGGAACGCATCCCGCCCGGGCCGGCGGCCAGATCCGCCGCCGCACAACTGCTGGCCGGGCATGACACCGACCCATCAGTCAGCGAATCCTCCACTGCATCAAATGAATCCACAGTCATCGACCTGTCCGTCTATGAGCGGGCAGCCCAGAAAAGGACCTTGAAATGA
- a CDS encoding tyrosine-type recombinase/integrase, with product MTALAPILQAYFTDRLIGQLQASPNTIAGYRDTFRLLLGYTATRTAKPPSQLDLADLDAPSVAGFLDHLEHDRGNSVRTRNTRLAAIHSLFGYAALRHPEHAASIQRVLAVPPKRFQRNLITYLTNEEADALLAACDPDTWAGRRDHAMLALTLQTGLRISELTALSVADLQLGRGAHVHCIGKGRKQRNTPLLPDTVEVLRGWLAERRGAPDDPLFPTSTGRSLSRDAVERRITLYTNRARGSCPSLRSKRVTAHTLRHSAAMALLLAGVDITVIALWLGHEQTATAELYLHADMTLKERAIAATAPTHTKPGRYQPPDPILAFLEGL from the coding sequence ATGACCGCGCTCGCCCCGATCCTGCAGGCCTACTTCACCGACCGGCTCATCGGGCAACTCCAGGCCAGCCCGAACACCATCGCCGGCTACCGCGACACGTTCCGGCTGCTGCTCGGCTATACCGCAACCCGCACCGCCAAACCGCCCAGCCAGCTCGACCTCGCCGATCTGGACGCGCCCTCGGTCGCCGGGTTCCTCGACCACCTCGAACACGATCGTGGCAACAGCGTGCGCACCCGCAACACCCGGTTGGCGGCCATCCACTCACTGTTCGGCTACGCCGCACTGCGCCATCCCGAACACGCCGCCTCGATCCAACGCGTGCTGGCGGTCCCGCCGAAACGCTTCCAACGCAACCTGATCACCTACCTCACCAACGAGGAGGCTGACGCGCTGCTGGCCGCCTGCGACCCCGACACCTGGGCCGGACGACGCGACCACGCGATGCTGGCGCTCACCTTGCAGACCGGGCTGCGGATCTCCGAACTGACCGCGTTGTCAGTCGCCGACCTGCAGCTCGGCCGCGGCGCGCACGTACACTGCATCGGCAAGGGCCGCAAACAGCGAAACACACCACTACTGCCCGACACCGTGGAAGTGCTGCGGGGCTGGCTCGCCGAACGTCGCGGCGCCCCCGACGACCCATTGTTCCCCACCAGCACCGGCAGATCGCTCAGCCGCGATGCGGTCGAGCGCCGAATCACGCTCTACACCAACCGCGCCCGCGGATCGTGTCCGTCGCTGCGCAGCAAGCGGGTCACCGCCCACACCCTGCGGCACTCCGCGGCCATGGCCCTGCTGCTCGCTGGTGTCGACATCACCGTCATCGCCTTGTGGCTTGGTCACGAACAGACTGCCACCGCCGAACTCTACCTGCACGCCGACATGACCCTGAAGGAACGCGCAATCGCCGCCACCGCACCCACCCACACCAAGCCCGGGCGATACCAGCCGCCCGATCCGATCCTCGCGTTCCTCGAAGGCCTCTGA
- a CDS encoding tyrosine-type recombinase/integrase produces the protein MTAELRAHLDDYLRLRRGLGFALAGDGQVLAQFLDFLRQRASTSITTEAAIAFARLPRNVDPVNWSHRLGAIRGFARYLATIDPATEIPPTKVFPGQGKRPTPYIYTDAEIQRILHAANDLRPEMRAATLHTLLGLLAVTGLRIGETLPLRRTDVDLRAGVLTVAGRKAGHPRLIPLHPSAVEQLRRYARRRDRRIPPPRRSETFFVATTGAALRYSSVHEAFIEITTTIGLRTATVRPRAHDLRHAFTVSCLLDWYRSGVDVAAMMPVLSTYLGHVNPASTYWYLTATPELMGLAAQRLQASRPGGRR, from the coding sequence ATGACCGCCGAGCTGCGCGCCCATCTCGACGACTACTTGCGGCTGCGGCGAGGGCTGGGATTCGCGCTGGCCGGCGACGGCCAGGTGTTGGCCCAATTCCTCGACTTCCTGCGCCAGCGGGCGTCGACATCGATCACGACCGAGGCTGCGATCGCGTTCGCGCGACTGCCGCGCAATGTCGACCCGGTCAACTGGTCGCACCGACTCGGCGCGATCCGCGGATTCGCCCGCTACCTGGCCACGATCGACCCGGCAACCGAAATCCCACCCACCAAGGTATTCCCCGGACAGGGCAAGCGGCCCACACCCTACATCTACACCGATGCAGAAATACAACGGATCCTGCACGCCGCCAACGACCTTCGCCCCGAGATGCGTGCCGCGACCCTACACACCCTACTGGGGCTGCTTGCAGTGACCGGCCTGCGGATCGGGGAAACACTGCCGCTGCGCCGTACCGACGTGGACCTGCGGGCGGGCGTGCTCACCGTCGCTGGCCGCAAGGCCGGCCACCCCCGCCTCATACCGCTGCACCCCAGCGCCGTCGAACAGCTGCGCCGCTACGCCCGCCGCCGCGACCGCCGGATACCGCCGCCGCGACGATCGGAGACGTTCTTTGTGGCCACCACCGGCGCCGCGCTGCGATACTCGTCGGTGCATGAGGCGTTCATCGAGATCACCACGACGATCGGACTACGCACCGCCACGGTCCGGCCCCGCGCACATGATCTTCGGCATGCCTTCACCGTGAGCTGCCTGCTGGACTGGTACCGATCCGGCGTCGACGTCGCGGCAATGATGCCGGTGCTGTCCACCTACCTCGGACACGTCAACCCGGCCAGCACCTACTGGTATTTGACGGCCACGCCCGAGTTGATGGGCCTTGCCGCGCAACGGCTGCAGGCGAGCAGACCCGGAGGCCGGCGATGA
- a CDS encoding tyrosine-type recombinase/integrase: MTHAITAEAGRVSVGGVQYYVAAVRALLRYCHLQGLVDADLSAAALAATGRRMSLLPRGIGDHDAPALLHACDRRRPIGRRDYAVLVVLLRLGLRAGEVARLRLDDIDWRAGVLVVHGKGGRMDRMPLPSDVGAAVTGYLQRGRPSTDLREVFVTAIAPIHPLTREAVGGIVRRACVRAGVSPVGPHRLRHTAAVRMVRAGVPLPHIGQALRHQGLTTTAVYSRVDIAALRMLARPWPIGDPR, translated from the coding sequence GTGACCCACGCGATCACCGCCGAGGCCGGGCGGGTGTCGGTGGGTGGGGTGCAGTACTACGTGGCCGCGGTAAGAGCGCTGCTGCGGTATTGCCATCTGCAGGGCCTCGTCGATGCGGACCTCTCGGCGGCGGCGTTGGCCGCGACCGGTCGCCGGATGTCACTGCTGCCCCGAGGAATCGGCGACCACGACGCGCCAGCGCTGCTGCACGCGTGCGATCGGCGCCGCCCGATCGGCCGCCGCGACTACGCGGTGCTGGTGGTGCTGTTGCGGCTGGGACTACGCGCCGGTGAGGTCGCCCGGTTGCGGCTCGACGACATCGATTGGCGGGCAGGTGTACTGGTCGTCCACGGCAAGGGCGGCCGAATGGATCGGATGCCGCTACCGTCCGACGTCGGCGCCGCGGTTACCGGCTATCTGCAACGCGGACGACCATCCACCGACCTGCGGGAGGTGTTCGTCACCGCCATCGCCCCGATTCATCCGCTCACCCGTGAAGCCGTCGGCGGCATCGTGCGCCGCGCGTGCGTGCGCGCTGGTGTGAGTCCGGTTGGGCCGCATCGGCTTCGGCACACGGCCGCGGTGCGGATGGTGCGGGCCGGGGTTCCGCTGCCGCACATCGGTCAGGCGCTGCGCCATCAGGGCCTGACCACCACCGCGGTCTACAGCCGCGTCGACATCGCCGCGCTGCGGATGCTGGCGCGGCCCTGGCCGATCGGAGACCCACGATGA